One region of Candidatus Leptovillus gracilis genomic DNA includes:
- a CDS encoding AAA family ATPase translates to MIHLRSITAKAWQKQANAQFPFNLPILASLRELTFAEPVTFFVGENGSGKSTLLEAIACAANATTVGSESVRTDKTLTAVRHFAQHLQLSWNRRTHRGFFLRAEDFFGYAKSQAQLRQEMEAGLSAVDQEYQGRSKLATDLAKMPYARELHDMKQRYGDGLDGRSHGESFLALFQARFVPNGLYLLDEPEAPLSPIRQLAFIAALKQMVAQEAQFIIATHSPIIMAFPSATILHFDGAQIQPASYDDLEHVRLTRDFLNNPEAYLRHLGNNTGVAERLGE, encoded by the coding sequence ATGATCCATTTGCGATCTATCACAGCAAAGGCGTGGCAAAAGCAGGCCAACGCCCAATTCCCCTTCAACCTGCCCATTCTCGCCTCGCTGCGCGAATTGACCTTTGCCGAGCCAGTGACGTTTTTTGTAGGCGAGAATGGCTCTGGCAAATCCACCCTGCTGGAGGCGATTGCCTGCGCCGCGAACGCGACGACGGTGGGCAGCGAGAGCGTGCGAACGGATAAGACGTTAACGGCCGTTCGCCACTTCGCCCAACATCTCCAACTCTCCTGGAACCGGCGCACCCATCGCGGCTTCTTCCTTCGCGCCGAGGATTTCTTTGGCTACGCCAAGAGCCAGGCGCAGCTGCGGCAGGAGATGGAAGCGGGACTGAGCGCGGTTGACCAGGAATATCAGGGCCGCTCTAAACTGGCAACCGACCTGGCGAAAATGCCTTACGCCAGAGAGCTGCACGACATGAAGCAGCGCTATGGTGATGGGCTAGACGGCCGTTCACATGGCGAGAGTTTTCTCGCGCTCTTTCAGGCGCGATTTGTGCCCAACGGCCTCTACCTGCTGGACGAGCCGGAAGCGCCGCTCTCCCCCATCCGCCAATTGGCCTTCATCGCCGCCCTCAAGCAGATGGTGGCGCAGGAGGCACAGTTCATCATCGCCACCCACTCGCCGATCATCATGGCCTTCCCCAGCGCGACGATTTTGCACTTTGATGGGGCGCAGATTCAGCCAGCCAGCTATGACGACCTGGAACACGTCCGGCTGACCAGGGATTTTCTGAACAACCCAGAGGCATATTTGAGACATTTGGGAAATAACACGGGGGTCGCGGAGAGGCTTGGAGAATGA
- the mfd gene encoding transcription-repair coupling factor has protein sequence MDLSGLLNVFDELPAFTAVIKGLDGETAVSPLLLPPGARAPVLARLFRARQVPILLLTGKVDAASRWMQALEAWLPDDNSVYRFYEPTPLPYDRAPWGETARLSRLRVLSRLMAGQHPQIPAAGKPPLIVTSARAFLQKTLPKRRFLAATRVLRVGRRLDLEKTLGGWAEIGYEAVSVVESPGQFSRRGGIVDIFPASSPYPVRIELFGDEIDTLRYFDLATQRSLEMDPAAQEIGIVVPPAREALPEAAQRYGLVLPEDARPAPGSLPSWRDDIADLQNGRTFAHLEFYLPLIYAQPATLLDYLPENALVVVDDWRELVTAVQDLDQHANQIAAEQPLLPPDYPSPILDWSIAAADLAWWQPLVLGEGVESSERPFGGLADAFEPGPRYGGQMRPLMTQLKQTRIENDRVVVVSLQAARLAELWREENRASQPSLLLPNAATHAHPVETLPHLPEPGTLTFVHGAVSEGFNLVRREDNKILLDLLSDAEIFGWSRPAPRRWQQTRPTAPETYFADIAAGDYVVHLEYGIGKFMGLVSRAVGGMEREYLLVQYANSDVLYVPVHHADRLGKWIGSDERPPAIHRLGEKSWTATKAKAQEAADELAGELLELYAARESIDGHAFPSDDEWQVELEASFPYRETEDQLRVIAEVKADMQTARPMDRLICGDVGYGKTEVALRAAFKAVLDNKQVAILVPTTILAQQHFNTFKERLSPFPMKVEMLSRFRTAVQQDHIVKSLRTGDVDIIIGTHRLLSDDVSFKDLGLVIIDEEQRFGVAHKEKLKQWRTEVDVLTMTATPIPRTMYMSLTGVRDISVIDTAPAERLPVQTYVGEVDETRLKGAILRELDRGGQIFFVHNRVQTIDIMRARLAALVPEARLAVGHGQMSERQLEQIMLDFAEGRIDILLSTTIIESGLDFPNANTLIVDRAEQFGLSQLYQLRGRVGRGARRAYAYFFHAPWRQITPDAQARLETLAENTELGAGYTIAMRDMEIRGAGDLLGASQSGHISAVGFDLYTRLLTNAVKKRKALEAGEALPTEIPEAVLIDVPLAAYVPTDYVPDAALRLRLYRRMALLGTLPEIDEMAEELADRFGPIPDPVHNLLYQLRVKALAQRAGVTAVTTEAGQIKVRIVEKDNLDRYRLQRYLGNQVRVSKSAVWMPRELSTHEWQVTLVQVLEKLETWT, from the coding sequence ATGGATCTTTCCGGCCTTCTCAACGTCTTCGACGAACTACCGGCCTTTACGGCCGTCATCAAGGGTTTGGATGGGGAAACGGCCGTTTCCCCCCTGCTCCTCCCGCCCGGCGCGCGCGCCCCGGTGCTGGCGCGGCTGTTTCGCGCCCGCCAGGTTCCCATCTTGCTGCTGACCGGCAAGGTGGACGCTGCCTCCCGCTGGATGCAAGCCCTGGAAGCGTGGCTGCCCGATGACAACAGCGTCTACCGTTTCTACGAACCAACCCCCTTGCCCTACGACCGCGCCCCCTGGGGCGAAACGGCCCGGCTGTCTCGCCTGCGTGTATTGTCCCGCCTGATGGCCGGACAACATCCGCAAATCCCGGCGGCGGGGAAGCCGCCGCTCATCGTCACATCGGCGCGCGCCTTTTTGCAGAAGACACTGCCTAAGCGGCGCTTTTTGGCAGCCACCCGCGTCTTGCGCGTTGGGCGGCGGTTGGACCTGGAAAAGACGTTGGGCGGCTGGGCTGAAATCGGTTACGAAGCGGTCAGCGTGGTCGAATCGCCGGGGCAGTTCAGCCGGCGCGGCGGCATCGTGGATATTTTCCCGGCTTCATCGCCGTATCCGGTGCGTATCGAGCTGTTTGGCGATGAAATTGATACCCTGCGTTACTTCGACCTGGCGACGCAGCGCTCATTGGAAATGGACCCGGCGGCACAAGAAATAGGCATCGTCGTCCCCCCGGCGCGCGAGGCGCTACCGGAAGCGGCGCAGCGGTATGGCCTCGTACTGCCGGAAGACGCCCGTCCGGCGCCCGGCAGCCTGCCTTCCTGGCGCGATGACATCGCCGATTTGCAAAACGGCCGTACCTTCGCCCACCTGGAATTTTACCTGCCGCTAATCTATGCCCAACCCGCCACCCTGTTGGATTATTTGCCGGAAAACGCGCTGGTGGTGGTGGATGATTGGCGCGAATTGGTAACGGCCGTGCAAGACCTGGACCAACACGCCAACCAGATTGCCGCCGAGCAGCCCCTCCTGCCGCCCGATTACCCATCGCCTATTCTCGATTGGTCCATCGCCGCCGCCGACCTGGCCTGGTGGCAGCCGCTGGTGTTGGGCGAAGGGGTGGAAAGTAGTGAACGGCCGTTTGGCGGTCTGGCCGACGCTTTTGAACCGGGACCACGCTACGGCGGTCAGATGCGGCCGCTGATGACCCAACTCAAACAAACACGCATCGAAAATGATCGTGTGGTGGTGGTTAGTTTGCAGGCGGCGCGCCTGGCCGAACTGTGGCGTGAAGAAAACCGGGCCAGTCAGCCATCACTGCTGCTGCCCAACGCCGCCACCCATGCCCACCCCGTCGAAACGCTGCCTCATTTGCCAGAGCCGGGCACGCTGACCTTTGTTCACGGCGCGGTCAGCGAAGGGTTTAATCTGGTACGGCGCGAAGACAACAAAATCCTGCTGGATTTACTCAGCGACGCCGAGATTTTTGGCTGGAGCCGCCCCGCGCCGCGCCGCTGGCAGCAGACGCGCCCCACCGCTCCAGAAACCTATTTTGCCGACATCGCCGCCGGTGATTACGTCGTCCATCTGGAGTATGGTATCGGTAAATTTATGGGGCTGGTTTCGCGGGCGGTGGGCGGCATGGAGCGGGAATATCTGCTGGTGCAGTACGCCAACAGCGATGTGCTTTACGTGCCGGTGCATCACGCCGACCGGCTGGGCAAATGGATCGGCTCCGATGAACGGCCGCCGGCCATCCACCGCCTGGGCGAAAAGAGCTGGACAGCCACCAAAGCCAAAGCACAGGAAGCCGCCGATGAGCTGGCGGGTGAGCTGCTGGAGCTGTACGCTGCTCGTGAATCCATAGACGGCCACGCCTTCCCGTCCGACGACGAGTGGCAGGTGGAACTGGAAGCCAGCTTCCCCTACCGCGAAACCGAAGACCAACTGCGGGTCATCGCCGAGGTGAAGGCCGATATGCAAACGGCCCGGCCGATGGACCGCTTGATTTGTGGCGACGTGGGTTATGGCAAAACGGAGGTGGCTTTACGCGCCGCGTTTAAGGCGGTTCTGGACAATAAGCAGGTCGCTATTCTGGTCCCGACGACGATCCTGGCGCAGCAGCATTTTAACACTTTTAAGGAACGGTTGTCGCCCTTTCCCATGAAAGTGGAGATGTTGTCGCGCTTCCGCACGGCCGTGCAGCAGGATCATATCGTCAAAAGCCTGCGCACCGGCGACGTGGATATCATCATCGGAACCCACCGCCTGTTGTCTGACGATGTGTCCTTCAAAGATTTGGGCCTGGTCATCATAGACGAGGAGCAGCGCTTTGGCGTCGCCCATAAGGAAAAACTGAAGCAGTGGCGCACCGAAGTGGATGTGTTAACCATGACTGCCACGCCCATCCCCCGCACCATGTACATGAGCCTGACCGGGGTGCGCGATATCAGCGTCATAGACACTGCCCCGGCTGAACGGCTGCCGGTGCAGACCTACGTCGGCGAGGTGGACGAGACGCGACTCAAAGGCGCCATCTTGCGTGAATTGGACCGGGGCGGGCAGATATTTTTTGTCCACAACCGGGTACAGACCATTGACATCATGCGGGCGCGGTTGGCGGCGCTTGTGCCGGAGGCGCGGCTGGCGGTGGGGCACGGACAAATGAGCGAACGGCAGTTGGAGCAGATCATGCTGGATTTTGCCGAAGGCCGCATTGATATTTTGCTGTCCACGACCATCATCGAAAGTGGCCTGGACTTTCCCAACGCCAATACCCTGATTGTAGACCGCGCTGAGCAGTTTGGTCTGTCGCAGTTGTACCAGCTTCGCGGCCGGGTGGGGCGAGGGGCGCGCCGCGCCTATGCCTATTTCTTCCACGCGCCCTGGCGGCAGATCACCCCAGACGCCCAGGCGCGGTTGGAGACGCTGGCCGAGAATACCGAATTGGGCGCGGGCTACACCATCGCCATGCGCGACATGGAAATTCGCGGCGCCGGCGATTTGTTGGGGGCGTCGCAGAGCGGCCATATTTCGGCCGTAGGGTTCGATTTGTACACCCGGCTGCTGACCAATGCGGTGAAGAAGCGCAAGGCGCTGGAAGCCGGCGAAGCGCTCCCAACGGAAATCCCGGAGGCGGTGTTGATTGACGTGCCTCTGGCAGCCTATGTGCCGACGGATTATGTTCCGGACGCGGCGCTGCGGCTGCGCCTGTACCGGCGCATGGCGCTGCTGGGCACGCTGCCGGAGATAGATGAGATGGCCGAGGAATTAGCCGATCGTTTTGGCCCGATACCGGACCCGGTGCATAATTTGTTGTATCAACTGCGGGTGAAGGCGCTGGCGCAGCGGGCGGGGGTGACGGCCGTTACCACCGAAGCCGGGCAGATCAAGGTACGCATCGTTGAAAAGGACAACCTGGACCGGTATCGTTTGCAGCGTTATTTGGGTAATCAGGTGCGCGTCAGCAAATCGGCCGTGTGGATGCCCCGCGAGTTAAGCACCCACGAGTGGCAGGTGACATTGGTGCAGGTGTTGGAGAAGTTGGAGACGTGGACGTGA
- a CDS encoding aminoacyl-tRNA hydrolase, producing MTHWWTNLLSRVRPDVDELTDVNEERFLIVGLGNPGRRYEKNRHNVGFMAVDKLAGLHGIALGKVQNKALTGNGRIAEHPVILAKPQTYMNDSGSAVGPLANFYKVPAANVLVVYDELDLPLGTVRLREKGGAGGHNGMKSIINHLGQEFPRLRLGIGRPPGQMPPAAYVLQDFGPTDLPLVAEILDEAAKAAYTYVTEGIQLAMSRHNGSLPGE from the coding sequence ATGACCCATTGGTGGACAAACTTGTTAAGCCGGGTGAGGCCCGACGTGGATGAACTGACTGACGTGAACGAAGAGCGTTTTCTGATTGTGGGCCTGGGCAATCCAGGCCGCAGATATGAGAAGAACCGGCACAACGTGGGCTTTATGGCGGTGGATAAGCTGGCGGGGCTGCATGGCATCGCGCTGGGCAAGGTGCAGAATAAGGCGCTGACGGGCAACGGCCGTATCGCCGAGCACCCTGTCATCCTGGCCAAGCCGCAAACCTACATGAACGACAGCGGCAGCGCTGTGGGTCCGCTGGCAAACTTTTACAAGGTCCCGGCGGCCAACGTGTTGGTCGTTTATGATGAACTAGACCTGCCCCTGGGCACAGTGCGTCTGCGCGAAAAAGGGGGCGCCGGCGGGCACAACGGCATGAAATCCATCATCAATCACCTGGGGCAAGAATTTCCCCGCCTGCGCCTGGGCATTGGCCGCCCGCCAGGACAAATGCCCCCCGCCGCCTACGTCCTGCAAGATTTCGGCCCCACCGACCTGCCGCTGGTCGCCGAAATCCTCGACGAAGCCGCCAAAGCCGCCTACACCTACGTCACCGAAGGCATCCAGTTAGCCATGTCCCGGCATAATGGCAGTTTACCGGGAGAGTAG
- a CDS encoding thioredoxin domain-containing protein, giving the protein MPQIHQSLRQALFFFSLFGLLILAACGPSVAPGEGEIGQAAAPTSDANLLAAPIDPAAVFSAPRSASSSADGEVDANGLPVGFLADGRPYRGSLDAPVVIEEFSDFQCPFCSRFALQTLSQINQNQVASGEVLFLYYDFPLSSIHPQAEAAANATRCAADQGAAAYWDMHDLLFARMDAWGNSQANSTFIAYAEELGLDSAIFAECVQSNKHIEAVRDDVDLGLSRGVSSTPSFFINEQPLIGAQPLEVFNQAIATIQNGGELTANQPANTEPPTPTPVAISEEGVAATLGSAEAPYTIVEFTDYGCAACARYVADTLPTLKEILVDSGQVRYILKDFPQAASGTAAQTAAAAARCAGEQDAYWPMHEALFATQEVWVQNQASADAHFQTLAADLNLDQAAFRGCLSSGQFDAAIQTAVAEGQRVAVGELPYFFIEGYPLSGAEPNSVAVALGLPMNVPIDGAYSIGDPNAPITIVEYTDYQCPFCTRHFAETLPLLRQNFIDTGKVLYVFKDFPLTNIHPQAVLAAAAARCAGAQEAYMPMHDALFTNQSLWSGQNNAADLFVGFAADLGLDSDLFRTCLESGEMETAVFADLNEGMSFGVNGTPAFFINGFLVSGALPYASFEQGLNGLLADSEQQ; this is encoded by the coding sequence ATGCCCCAAATTCATCAATCTCTGCGGCAAGCCCTCTTTTTTTTCAGCCTGTTTGGTCTGCTGATTTTGGCCGCGTGCGGCCCCAGCGTCGCCCCTGGCGAGGGCGAGATCGGCCAAGCAGCAGCGCCAACCAGTGACGCCAACCTGTTGGCAGCGCCAATTGACCCGGCGGCCGTCTTTAGCGCTCCCCGTTCGGCCAGCAGCAGCGCCGACGGCGAAGTAGACGCCAATGGGCTGCCGGTTGGGTTTTTGGCCGACGGCCGTCCCTATCGTGGCAGCCTGGACGCGCCGGTCGTCATTGAAGAGTTTTCCGATTTTCAATGCCCGTTTTGCAGCCGGTTCGCGCTGCAAACCCTGTCGCAGATCAACCAAAACCAGGTGGCTTCCGGCGAAGTCCTGTTTCTCTATTACGATTTCCCCCTGAGCAGCATCCATCCCCAGGCGGAGGCCGCGGCCAACGCTACCCGCTGCGCCGCCGACCAGGGCGCGGCCGCCTATTGGGATATGCACGATTTGCTCTTTGCGCGCATGGACGCCTGGGGCAACAGCCAGGCCAACAGCACCTTCATCGCCTATGCCGAAGAATTAGGGCTGGACAGCGCCATCTTCGCTGAATGCGTGCAAAGCAACAAACACATCGAAGCAGTGCGCGACGATGTGGACCTGGGCTTGAGCCGGGGCGTTTCCAGCACACCGAGTTTCTTCATTAACGAACAACCCCTCATTGGCGCCCAGCCGTTGGAGGTGTTTAACCAGGCCATTGCCACCATCCAAAACGGCGGTGAGTTAACCGCTAATCAACCGGCCAACACCGAGCCACCAACCCCAACCCCGGTCGCCATCTCCGAAGAAGGCGTGGCGGCCACCTTGGGCAGCGCCGAGGCCCCCTACACCATCGTGGAATTTACCGATTACGGCTGCGCGGCGTGCGCCCGGTACGTGGCCGACACGCTGCCCACGTTGAAGGAAATATTGGTAGATTCCGGCCAGGTCCGCTACATTCTGAAAGATTTCCCCCAGGCGGCCAGCGGAACTGCCGCCCAAACGGCCGCTGCCGCCGCCCGCTGCGCCGGCGAACAAGACGCCTATTGGCCGATGCACGAAGCGTTGTTTGCCACGCAAGAGGTATGGGTGCAAAACCAGGCCAGCGCGGATGCCCATTTCCAGACGTTGGCTGCCGACCTGAACCTGGACCAGGCGGCGTTTCGCGGCTGCCTGAGCAGCGGGCAGTTTGATGCGGCCATTCAAACGGCCGTTGCCGAAGGGCAGCGCGTGGCCGTTGGTGAACTGCCCTACTTTTTCATCGAAGGCTACCCTCTCAGCGGCGCGGAACCCAACAGCGTGGCTGTAGCCCTGGGCCTGCCGATGAACGTGCCGATTGACGGCGCTTACAGCATCGGCGACCCCAACGCGCCGATCACCATTGTCGAATATACCGATTACCAATGCCCGTTCTGCACGCGCCATTTTGCTGAAACATTGCCGCTGCTGCGCCAAAATTTCATTGACACCGGTAAGGTTTTGTACGTATTTAAGGATTTCCCCCTGACCAACATTCATCCGCAGGCGGTGTTGGCGGCGGCGGCGGCGCGCTGCGCCGGGGCGCAAGAGGCTTACATGCCGATGCACGATGCTTTGTTTACCAACCAGTCGCTCTGGAGCGGACAAAACAACGCCGCCGATTTATTTGTCGGGTTTGCGGCGGACCTGGGGCTGGACAGCGATCTGTTTCGGACCTGTCTGGAAAGTGGCGAGATGGAAACGGCCGTGTTCGCCGATCTGAACGAAGGCATGAGTTTTGGCGTCAATGGCACACCGGCTTTTTTCATTAACGGCTTTTTGGTTTCCGGCGCGCTGCCCTACGCCAGTTTTGAGCAAGGTTTAAACGGGCTGTTGGCCGACAGCGAACAGCAATAG
- a CDS encoding site-specific DNA-methyltransferase has protein sequence MTQTGSTRAPRNRTITLSDEERLLYSRRCVRLDDPAPLAAIVNRTIQQDLFTLLDWLPAASVDLLFADPPYNLSKSFNGRPFTPLSLADYETWLATWLRPLRRVLKPTASLYVCGDWRSAAAIQRVLASHFVVRNRITWEREKGRGAARNWKNCAEDIWFATCGDEYTFNVDAVKLKRRVIAPYTQADGQPKDWQAGQDGRFRLTHPANIWTDLTVPFWSMPENTDHPTQKPEKLLAKIILASSQTGDVVLDPFLGSGTTSVVAHKLGRRFIGIEVDETYACLAEKRLAQAADDPHIQGYTDGFFWERNSGGK, from the coding sequence GTGACGCAAACGGGCAGCACACGCGCGCCGCGCAATCGCACCATTACTTTGTCTGACGAGGAGCGGCTCTTGTATAGCCGCCGCTGTGTGCGGCTGGATGACCCCGCGCCATTGGCGGCCATTGTCAACCGCACCATCCAGCAGGATTTGTTTACCCTGCTGGATTGGCTGCCCGCCGCATCGGTGGATTTGCTGTTCGCCGACCCGCCCTATAATCTGAGCAAATCGTTTAATGGACGGCCGTTTACCCCCCTATCCCTGGCCGATTACGAAACATGGCTGGCAACCTGGCTGCGGCCGCTCAGGCGGGTACTCAAGCCTACCGCCTCGCTGTATGTCTGTGGTGATTGGCGCTCGGCGGCGGCCATTCAGCGGGTGTTGGCAAGCCATTTTGTGGTGCGCAACCGCATCACCTGGGAGCGGGAGAAAGGGCGCGGCGCGGCGCGAAACTGGAAAAACTGTGCCGAAGACATCTGGTTTGCCACCTGCGGCGACGAGTACACCTTCAACGTGGATGCTGTCAAACTGAAGCGACGGGTGATTGCCCCGTACACCCAGGCCGACGGGCAGCCCAAAGATTGGCAGGCGGGGCAAGACGGCCGTTTTCGCCTGACCCACCCCGCCAATATCTGGACCGACCTCACCGTGCCCTTCTGGTCTATGCCCGAAAACACCGACCACCCCACGCAAAAACCGGAGAAACTGCTGGCAAAAATCATCCTGGCCTCTTCCCAAACCGGCGACGTGGTTCTGGACCCATTTCTCGGTTCGGGCACAACCTCGGTGGTGGCCCACAAATTGGGCCGCCGCTTTATCGGCATTGAAGTGGACGAGACCTACGCCTGCCTGGCCGAAAAGAGGCTGGCCCAGGCCGCCGACGATCCGCACATTCAGGGCTACACCGACGGTTTCTTCTGGGAACGCAACAGCGGCGGGAAATAG